A genomic window from candidate division KSB1 bacterium includes:
- a CDS encoding S46 family peptidase encodes MTRLITVITLLLAAVLSAEEGMWLLTQLLELQLESKGLQITAEDIYSPDKPSIVNAIVWLGGCSASFVSPEGLLVTNHHCAFGALQRASTKDADYITNGFLARTREEEMEARGVYAYVLQEMRDVTDEVLAAAKGVKDPVQKDRKISAKITQMTDQIEGDRDDLYALIGTMFEGRQYILFVYKKYQDVRLVYAPPAAVGNYGGDIDNWMWPRHTGDFTFLRVYQGPDGSGAKYSPANVPLKPKNYLRIASQPIREGDFTFILGFPGRTTRWRTSHSVKWNLEYAYPSSIENYQELIQLMNDLTKDSPEGRIRVANLDKSFNNVMKNYQGNVEGMRRTRFVEKKKAFEAELKAFLAADPKLEKQYGGVLPQIEALYAKLAETREKDDVLSLFSMQAGTLPGIARQVYVTVREREKPKDKRDPDFSEKDVKDTVDRLHLRYYNYWEPVDKAMLKRALDKARNLPASQRLAVLDQLFPDEAAAQAFVDRAYAETKLKDVEFAKSLFSKSSKELEALGDPLIDLMKALYPAFDDLKERNRVFNAQIKELRKAYLEAVSIWKKGLIYPDANSTMRFTYGYVKGYRPADAVQYLPFTTLSGVIAKHTGAEPFDAPEKLRQLYEQKDFGRWYDAQLGDVPVNFLHECDITGGNSGSAVMNARGELIGLAFDGNYEALTSDWQYDEKLQRTISVDIRYVLFIVEKFAGATWLLKEMDIQ; translated from the coding sequence ATGACACGACTTATTACCGTCATCACGCTTCTGCTTGCGGCCGTTTTGTCGGCCGAAGAGGGGATGTGGCTGCTGACCCAACTTCTCGAACTGCAGCTGGAATCCAAAGGCCTGCAAATTACCGCCGAGGACATCTACAGTCCCGACAAACCTTCGATCGTCAACGCCATCGTCTGGCTGGGCGGCTGCAGTGCTTCGTTCGTTTCACCTGAGGGTCTGCTCGTAACCAATCATCACTGCGCCTTCGGCGCCCTGCAGCGCGCGTCGACAAAGGACGCCGACTATATCACCAACGGCTTTCTAGCCCGCACGCGCGAAGAAGAGATGGAGGCGCGCGGCGTTTATGCCTATGTCCTGCAGGAAATGCGCGACGTCACCGATGAGGTGCTGGCCGCGGCCAAGGGAGTCAAAGACCCCGTGCAGAAGGACCGCAAAATCAGCGCGAAAATCACCCAGATGACCGACCAGATCGAGGGCGACCGCGATGACCTCTATGCCCTCATCGGCACCATGTTCGAAGGCAGGCAGTACATCCTGTTCGTCTACAAGAAATATCAGGATGTGCGCCTGGTTTACGCGCCGCCGGCGGCGGTCGGCAACTATGGCGGCGATATCGACAACTGGATGTGGCCGCGGCATACCGGCGATTTTACCTTTCTGCGCGTTTATCAGGGACCCGACGGCAGCGGCGCCAAGTACAGTCCGGCCAACGTGCCGCTCAAGCCCAAGAACTATCTGCGCATCGCTTCGCAACCGATCCGCGAAGGCGACTTTACCTTCATTCTCGGCTTTCCGGGCCGCACCACCCGCTGGCGAACCTCCCACTCGGTGAAATGGAACCTCGAATACGCCTATCCCTCCAGCATCGAAAACTATCAGGAGCTGATTCAGCTCATGAACGACCTCACCAAGGACTCGCCCGAAGGCCGTATCCGCGTTGCCAACCTGGACAAGAGCTTTAACAATGTGATGAAAAACTATCAGGGCAATGTGGAGGGCATGCGGCGCACCCGTTTCGTCGAAAAGAAAAAAGCCTTCGAAGCCGAGCTAAAGGCCTTTTTAGCCGCCGATCCCAAACTGGAAAAGCAGTACGGCGGCGTGCTGCCGCAAATCGAAGCCCTTTATGCTAAACTGGCTGAGACGCGCGAAAAGGACGATGTGTTGAGCTTGTTCAGCATGCAGGCGGGCACCCTGCCGGGCATTGCGCGGCAGGTCTATGTAACGGTCCGTGAGCGCGAAAAACCGAAGGATAAGCGGGATCCCGATTTTTCAGAAAAAGACGTCAAAGACACGGTCGATCGTCTGCATCTGCGCTACTACAATTATTGGGAACCTGTAGATAAAGCCATGCTCAAGCGGGCGTTGGACAAGGCGCGCAATCTTCCCGCTTCCCAACGTCTTGCCGTCCTGGATCAGCTATTTCCGGATGAGGCGGCCGCGCAGGCTTTTGTCGACCGCGCCTATGCCGAAACCAAGCTGAAGGATGTCGAGTTTGCCAAGTCGCTGTTCTCTAAGAGCTCCAAAGAGCTCGAGGCCTTGGGAGATCCGCTAATCGATTTGATGAAGGCGCTCTATCCCGCTTTCGACGATCTCAAGGAACGTAATCGCGTCTTTAACGCGCAGATCAAGGAACTGCGCAAAGCCTATCTGGAGGCCGTCTCCATTTGGAAAAAAGGCCTGATCTACCCCGACGCCAACAGCACGATGCGCTTTACCTACGGCTATGTAAAAGGCTATCGACCGGCTGATGCTGTTCAGTACCTGCCCTTTACAACGTTGAGCGGCGTGATCGCCAAGCACACGGGCGCGGAGCCTTTCGATGCGCCGGAAAAGCTGCGGCAGCTCTATGAGCAAAAGGATTTCGGCCGCTGGTACGATGCGCAGCTCGGGGACGTGCCGGTGAATTTTCTGCATGAATGCGACATTACCGGCGGCAACAGCGGCAGCGCCGTTATGAACGCCCGCGGCGAGCTGATCGGCCTGGCCTTCGACGGCAACTATGAGGCGCTGACCAGCGATTGGCAGTACGATGAAAAACTGCAGCGGACGATCTCGGTCGATATCCGCTACGTGCTTTTTATCGTCGAAAAGTTTGCCGGCGCAACCTGGCTGCTCAAAGAGATGGACATCCAATAA